The Diadema setosum chromosome 1, eeDiaSeto1, whole genome shotgun sequence genome has a window encoding:
- the LOC140233466 gene encoding uncharacterized protein isoform X1, protein MAGEGPPFLTVGTAVSAKYRGAFCEAKVKVVKKLVKCKINFKSGTNSVVNDEFIKGTLKVGSLVEAKQTENGLYEEGTIMKLTDASLYTVVFDDGDEKTLRRTLLCLQGEKHFHESETLDHLPLTDPENFGTPVVNTKKMRRKRRTSNRSHRSEDDEEEEEDEEDSDSDSSPKKQPKDEPEDAVGKVVIVEMNEKRKNSSFPALVVDPSCTKDVQTRGKDQIVVRSFKDNKFYTVSKSSRKPFLSKDHVYKGDVSSLKTATEKAVTFIDTGQLPSNWDMDMLRKKGKQGSTEATEDTSEDSSDDEYDMEKDAWLASLHKFMEERGTPINKPPVLGFRDLNLYKLYKLVQDQGGCRKVTDRQVWAHIMTKMGIPVSASPQTYNIHTAYNKYLFAFEEFNRKMGPAPRIFTRTRRRSFDRGWITPPTFKQRSPAKQEAKDEASDAEEEEEDVSPSKKRVTRKKGEDSGKQAEPEESKRETREAKARAKEQEKEEKDTSDREDKKGTRKSAKDPKSKDKPKEDSAAKEKVTDEKESEGKDKPKTDAKGKDRSKEEKGKEKVKEEKTREKAKEDKVKEKPKEDKTKEKVKEEKGKEKPKEEKGKDKPKDDKGKSTDTTSKEKGGGAKGKDKKGKSKGSSKDDGKDDAPEIDAGFDVGERVLVQYGRGRTEKIYEAKVVDIELKGKDHVFTVHYTGWNNRYDEAVKKNRIVGSAEKKKKKVTPKGKSDKEKSKKELERREKEEQERKEKEEAERKEREEKEKQARLQKELKEKQEKERLQKEKAEKERQEKERLEREMKEKERKERLEKERLEKERKEKQDRDRKEKQEKERKEKLERERREKLEKDLKEKQEREKEEKLEKERLERERKEKLEKEKKEKQEKDKRDKLELEKKEKERQEQEKREKELAEKAKEAEKEKEKTGKETKRTPNSKRGRPSVGSKGSPIQQQASPKVSSSSSGRGKATSPAPIFSQRSMRSDRKSLTESPFAGGLNVQSRPKRLSRGSEFRRETQDESESEVDEGDAQSESQQSTQESEDLSVKDSALQEEEVNEDSDTSKNEEHASTLTKIKDEKPNFDEDVDDGPPTLTAQVGPEASEDVVADENSEAPKVEEVGKVSEEKDAGKSKGKKESKIRLRKSLERSRDGSKDSRRDSTSEVFTEDRVVSKDEPEDDSDKQEEKEKMDDTPVLERQVPVETEVKEKLEELKQESKDSASDVEKPNEKKKGRKKGRRSVDSRKRSKADTDTEAQVKQEDPDLSEPKKKYAKVERRKSEKDGKKITEQDAKTENADSDFGSSSVEDKSLPGTSKSFMTTPPTTPESSPKMPSSPSQEEDVHIKMEEQSSTKSDSDALIEVASVDEREPPKAESVPTPAMNSSFPNNVQKKECTKSESHHTSPKKRRRGLSESDQGKKRRKHSRRRRSSVSERRHSTKEHGNNNSSDTDESRSESRLTASLSKHQLSMRNHAGNLPPGRVADGTTPQGQRQPRWNFLVDLSNVKDPEERIAIIQRQLTELRNVYLQLKQEVASIDRRRKKFRKKEREAAQTMAGVAMGHCISHTSEKVDTGGS, encoded by the exons TTTTTGACGATGGAGACGAAAAGACACTCAGAAGAACCCTTCTGTGTTTGCAAGGAGAGAAGCACTTCCATGAAAGTGAA ACACTGGATCACTTGCCGTTGACCGACCCTGAAAACTTTGGCACACCCGTTGTGAACACTAAGAAGATGAGGAGGAAACGGCGAACAAGTAATCGCTCCCA CAGAAGCGAagatgatgaagaggaggaggaggatgaagaggacAGTGACAGTGACTCTTCACCAAAGAAACAGCCCAAGGATGAGCCAGAGGATGCTGTGGGCAAGGTGGTCATTGtcgaaatgaatgaaaaacgcAAGAATTCCTCCTTTCCTGCCCTG GTGGTGGATCCAAGCTGCACTAAGGATGTCCAGACTCGAGGGAAGGACCAAATTGTTGTCCGCTCATTCAAGGACAATAAATT CTACACTGTCTCAAAGTCCAGCAGAAAACCGTTTTTATCCAAGGACCATGTGTACAAGGGGGATGTCAGCTCTCTGAAAACTG CCACAGAGAAAGCAGTGACCTTCATCGACACCGGTCAGCTGCCGTCCAACTGGGACATGGACATGCTGCGGAAGAAGGGCAAGCAGGGAAGCACCGAAGCAACAGAAGACACCAGTGAGGACTCCTCAGATGATGAGTACGACATGGAGAAGGATGCCTGGCTGGCATCCCTACACAAGTTCATGGAGGAGAGAG GCACTCCCATCAACAAGCCGCCAGTTCTCGGATTCCGAGATCTCAACCTCTACAAGCTCTACAAGCTTGTCCAGGACCAAGGTGGATGTCGCAAGGTCACCGACCGGCAGGTGTGGGCCCACATAATGACCAAGATGGGCATCCCAGTGTCAGCCAGCCCACAGACGTACAACATCCACACTGCTTACAACAA GTACCTTTTTGCTTTCGAGGAATTCAACAGGAAAATGGGCCCAGCACCGCGAATCTTTACACGCACACGGAGGAGGTCGTTTGACCGGGGTTGGATAACACCGCCAACCTTCAAGCAAAGATCACCTGCAAAACAGGAGGCAAAAGATGAGGCAAGCGATgcggaagaggaggaggaagatgtgTCTCCTTCGAAGAAAAGA GTGACGAGGAAAAAGGGGGAAGACTCAGGCAAGCAGGCAGAGCCGGAAGAGAGCAAGCGGGAAACCAGGGAGGCCAAGGCACGGGCCAAGGAAcaggagaaggaagagaaagacaCCTCGGACCGGGAGGACAAGAAGGGCACCAGGAAGTCTGCCAAGGATCCCAAAAGCAAGGATAAGCCAAAGGAAGATAGTGCTGCCAAGGAGAAAGTGACCGATGAAAAGGAGAGCGAGGGGAAAGACAAACCAAAGACAGACGCGAAAGGTAAAGACAGATCAAAGGAGGAGAAAGGCAAGGAAAAGGTCAAGGAAGAGAAGACAAGGGAGAAAGCAAAAGAGGATAAAGTGAAGGAGAAACCCAAGGAGGATAAGACCAAAGAGAAGGTGAAGGAAGAGAAGGGCAAGGAGAAACCAAAAGAGGAGAAAGGAAAAGACAAACCAAAGGACGACAAGGGCAAGTCTACTGACACGACGAGCAAAGAAAAGGGAGGTGGTGCCAAAGGAAAGGACAAGAAGGGAAAGTCCAAAGGGAGTTCCAAGGATGACGGCAAGGATGATGCTCCAGAAAT TGATGCTGGATTTGACGTTGGTGAAAGAGTCCTTGTGCAGTATGGAAGAGGAAGAACAGAGAAAATTTATGAAGCAAAG GTTGTGGACATTGAACTGAAGGGGAAAGATCATGTGTTCACTGTTCACTATACTGGCTGGAACAATAGATATGATGAGGCTGTCAAGAAGAACCGAATTGTAGGGTCtgctgaaaagaagaagaagaaagttacCCCAAAGGGCAAAAGCGATAAAGAGAAATCAAAGAAGGAATTGGAAAGGAGAGAAAAGGAGGAGCAGGAgcggaaagaaaaagaagaagcagagagaaaagaaagggaagaaaaagaaaaacaagcacgGCTACAAAAAGAGTTGAAGGAGAAGCAGGAGAAAGAACGTCTGCAGAAAGAAAAGGCTGAAAAGGAAAGACAGGAAAAAGAAAGGCTtgagagagaaatgaaagaaaaagaaagaaaagaaaggttgGAGAAAGAACGATTAGAAAAGGAACGCAAAGAAAAGCAAGACAGAGACAGGAAGGAGAAgcaagaaaaggaaaggaaagaaaaactagaaagggaaaggagagaaAAGCTTGAAAAAGACCTCAAGGAAAAGCAGGAGAGGGAGAAGGAAGAAAAGCTTGAGAAGGAAAGATTAGAGAGGGAACGGAAAGAGAAGttggagaaggaaaagaaggaaaaacaagaGAAGGACAAGCGAGACAAACTAGAGttggagaagaaggagaaagaacGGCAAGAGCAGGAGAAACGAGAGAAGGAGCTGGCTGAGAAGGCTAAAGAGgcagagaaggagaaggagaaaacTGGAAAGGAAACCAAGAGGACGCCCAACTCCAAGAGAGGACGACCTTCTGTGGGCAGCAAGGGGTCTCCCATCCAGCAGCAGGCTTCTCCCAAGgtatcatcatcgtcgtcaggGAGGGGCAAGGCGACGTCTCCTGCACCCATCTTCTCTCAGAGGTCTATGAGGTCAGATCGGAAAAGCTTGACAGAGTCTCCCTTCGCTGGTGGTCTAAATG ttCAATCTCGGCCGAAAAGGTTATCCAGAGGGAGTGAGTTCAGGCGAGAAACACAAGATG AATCCGAAAGTGAGGTTGACGAAGGTGATGCACAATCAGAGAGCCAACAGTCTACTCAGGAAAGTGAAGATTTGTCGGTGAAGGACTCTGCCCTGCAAGAGGAGGAAGTCAATGAGGACAGTGACACATCCAAGAATGAAGAACATGCATCCACCCTGACCAAAATTAAGGATGAGAAGCCAAACTTTGATGAGGATGTTGACGACGGCCCCCCAACACTTACAGCCCAGGTGGGACCGGAGGCGTCGGAGGATGTGGTTGCCGATGAAAATTCAGAAGCGCCCAAGGTGGAAGAGGTTGGAAAGGTATCAGAAGAGAAGGACGCTGGCAAATCGAAAGGTAAGAAGGAATCCAAAATCCGGCTGAGAAAGTCTTTGGAAAGGTCGAGGGATGGGAGTAAAGATTCTCGGCGTGATTCTACATCGGAGGTATTCACGGAAGACAGGGTTGTCAGCAAAGATGAGCCAGAGGATGACAGTGACAAacaggaggagaaagagaagatggaTGACACACCTGTCTTAGAGAGGCAGGTCCCAGTGGAAACAGAGGTGAAAGAAAAGTTGGAGGAGCTCAAGCAGGAGAGCAAAGACTCTGCTTCTGATGTTGAAAAGCcaaacgaaaagaaaaaggggCGAAAGAAAGGAAGGCGGAGCGTTGACAGCAGGAAGAGAAGCAAAGCTGACACTGATACAGAGGCTCAGGTGAAACAAGAAGACCCAGACTTATCTGAACCCAAGAAGAAATATGCAAAGGTGGAGAGAAGGAAAAGTGAAAAGGACGGCAAAAAGATTACTGAACAAGATGCTAAAACTGAAAATGCAGACAGTGATTTTGGTAGCAGCTCTGTGGAAGACAAGTCTCTCCCAGGAACCAGTAAATCGTTTATGACGACACCACCCACCACCCCAGAGAGTTCTCCCAAAATGCCGTCATCACCATCTCAAGAAGAAGACGTCCATATCAAGATGGAAGAGCAGAGCAGTACCAAGAGTGACAGTGATGCCCTCATTGAGGTAGCCAGTGTCGACGAAAGAGAGCCACCCAAAGCAGAAAGTGTCCCCACACCAGCAATGAACTCTAGCTTTCCTAACAATGTCCAAAAGAAAGAGTGCACAAAGTCAGAGTCACACCACACATCTCCAAAGAAAAGGCGGAGGGGCTTGTCCGAGTCTGACCAAGGAAAAAAGCGCAGGAAACACAGCAGGAGGCGGCGTTCCTCCGTCTCCGAAAGGCGCCATTCTACCAAGGAGcatggcaacaacaacagcagtgACACTGACGAGAGCCGCTCAGAGAGCCGACTGACCGCCAGTCTGTCCAAACATCAGCTGTCCATGAGGAATCATGCAGGAAACTTACCTCCAGGCAGGGTGGCTGATGGCACTACACCTCAGGGACAGAGGCAGCCTCGATGGAACTTCCTTGTCG ATCTGTCCAACGTGAAAGACCCAGAAGAACGTATCGCCATCATCCAACGGCAGCTGACTGAACTTCGCAATGTGTACCTACAACTCAAACAGGAAGTGGCCAGCATTGACCGGAGGAGGAAAAAATTTCgcaagaaggagagagaag CTGCTCAAACAATGGCTGGTGTCGCCATGGGTCATTGCATCTCGCACACTTCAGAGAAAGTGGACACCGGGGGCTCATAG
- the LOC140233466 gene encoding uncharacterized protein isoform X2, with protein sequence MAGEGPPFLTVGTAVSAKYRGAFCEAKVKVVKKLVKCKINFKSGTNSVVNDEFIKGTLKVGSLVEAKQTENGLYEEGTIMKLTDASLYTVVFDDGDEKTLRRTLLCLQGEKHFHESETLDHLPLTDPENFGTPVVNTKKMRRKRRTSNRSQSEDDEEEEEDEEDSDSDSSPKKQPKDEPEDAVGKVVIVEMNEKRKNSSFPALVVDPSCTKDVQTRGKDQIVVRSFKDNKFYTVSKSSRKPFLSKDHVYKGDVSSLKTATEKAVTFIDTGQLPSNWDMDMLRKKGKQGSTEATEDTSEDSSDDEYDMEKDAWLASLHKFMEERGTPINKPPVLGFRDLNLYKLYKLVQDQGGCRKVTDRQVWAHIMTKMGIPVSASPQTYNIHTAYNKYLFAFEEFNRKMGPAPRIFTRTRRRSFDRGWITPPTFKQRSPAKQEAKDEASDAEEEEEDVSPSKKRVTRKKGEDSGKQAEPEESKRETREAKARAKEQEKEEKDTSDREDKKGTRKSAKDPKSKDKPKEDSAAKEKVTDEKESEGKDKPKTDAKGKDRSKEEKGKEKVKEEKTREKAKEDKVKEKPKEDKTKEKVKEEKGKEKPKEEKGKDKPKDDKGKSTDTTSKEKGGGAKGKDKKGKSKGSSKDDGKDDAPEIDAGFDVGERVLVQYGRGRTEKIYEAKVVDIELKGKDHVFTVHYTGWNNRYDEAVKKNRIVGSAEKKKKKVTPKGKSDKEKSKKELERREKEEQERKEKEEAERKEREEKEKQARLQKELKEKQEKERLQKEKAEKERQEKERLEREMKEKERKERLEKERLEKERKEKQDRDRKEKQEKERKEKLERERREKLEKDLKEKQEREKEEKLEKERLERERKEKLEKEKKEKQEKDKRDKLELEKKEKERQEQEKREKELAEKAKEAEKEKEKTGKETKRTPNSKRGRPSVGSKGSPIQQQASPKVSSSSSGRGKATSPAPIFSQRSMRSDRKSLTESPFAGGLNVQSRPKRLSRGSEFRRETQDESESEVDEGDAQSESQQSTQESEDLSVKDSALQEEEVNEDSDTSKNEEHASTLTKIKDEKPNFDEDVDDGPPTLTAQVGPEASEDVVADENSEAPKVEEVGKVSEEKDAGKSKGKKESKIRLRKSLERSRDGSKDSRRDSTSEVFTEDRVVSKDEPEDDSDKQEEKEKMDDTPVLERQVPVETEVKEKLEELKQESKDSASDVEKPNEKKKGRKKGRRSVDSRKRSKADTDTEAQVKQEDPDLSEPKKKYAKVERRKSEKDGKKITEQDAKTENADSDFGSSSVEDKSLPGTSKSFMTTPPTTPESSPKMPSSPSQEEDVHIKMEEQSSTKSDSDALIEVASVDEREPPKAESVPTPAMNSSFPNNVQKKECTKSESHHTSPKKRRRGLSESDQGKKRRKHSRRRRSSVSERRHSTKEHGNNNSSDTDESRSESRLTASLSKHQLSMRNHAGNLPPGRVADGTTPQGQRQPRWNFLVDLSNVKDPEERIAIIQRQLTELRNVYLQLKQEVASIDRRRKKFRKKEREAAQTMAGVAMGHCISHTSEKVDTGGS encoded by the exons TTTTTGACGATGGAGACGAAAAGACACTCAGAAGAACCCTTCTGTGTTTGCAAGGAGAGAAGCACTTCCATGAAAGTGAA ACACTGGATCACTTGCCGTTGACCGACCCTGAAAACTTTGGCACACCCGTTGTGAACACTAAGAAGATGAGGAGGAAACGGCGAACAAGTAATCGCTCCCA AAGCGAagatgatgaagaggaggaggaggatgaagaggacAGTGACAGTGACTCTTCACCAAAGAAACAGCCCAAGGATGAGCCAGAGGATGCTGTGGGCAAGGTGGTCATTGtcgaaatgaatgaaaaacgcAAGAATTCCTCCTTTCCTGCCCTG GTGGTGGATCCAAGCTGCACTAAGGATGTCCAGACTCGAGGGAAGGACCAAATTGTTGTCCGCTCATTCAAGGACAATAAATT CTACACTGTCTCAAAGTCCAGCAGAAAACCGTTTTTATCCAAGGACCATGTGTACAAGGGGGATGTCAGCTCTCTGAAAACTG CCACAGAGAAAGCAGTGACCTTCATCGACACCGGTCAGCTGCCGTCCAACTGGGACATGGACATGCTGCGGAAGAAGGGCAAGCAGGGAAGCACCGAAGCAACAGAAGACACCAGTGAGGACTCCTCAGATGATGAGTACGACATGGAGAAGGATGCCTGGCTGGCATCCCTACACAAGTTCATGGAGGAGAGAG GCACTCCCATCAACAAGCCGCCAGTTCTCGGATTCCGAGATCTCAACCTCTACAAGCTCTACAAGCTTGTCCAGGACCAAGGTGGATGTCGCAAGGTCACCGACCGGCAGGTGTGGGCCCACATAATGACCAAGATGGGCATCCCAGTGTCAGCCAGCCCACAGACGTACAACATCCACACTGCTTACAACAA GTACCTTTTTGCTTTCGAGGAATTCAACAGGAAAATGGGCCCAGCACCGCGAATCTTTACACGCACACGGAGGAGGTCGTTTGACCGGGGTTGGATAACACCGCCAACCTTCAAGCAAAGATCACCTGCAAAACAGGAGGCAAAAGATGAGGCAAGCGATgcggaagaggaggaggaagatgtgTCTCCTTCGAAGAAAAGA GTGACGAGGAAAAAGGGGGAAGACTCAGGCAAGCAGGCAGAGCCGGAAGAGAGCAAGCGGGAAACCAGGGAGGCCAAGGCACGGGCCAAGGAAcaggagaaggaagagaaagacaCCTCGGACCGGGAGGACAAGAAGGGCACCAGGAAGTCTGCCAAGGATCCCAAAAGCAAGGATAAGCCAAAGGAAGATAGTGCTGCCAAGGAGAAAGTGACCGATGAAAAGGAGAGCGAGGGGAAAGACAAACCAAAGACAGACGCGAAAGGTAAAGACAGATCAAAGGAGGAGAAAGGCAAGGAAAAGGTCAAGGAAGAGAAGACAAGGGAGAAAGCAAAAGAGGATAAAGTGAAGGAGAAACCCAAGGAGGATAAGACCAAAGAGAAGGTGAAGGAAGAGAAGGGCAAGGAGAAACCAAAAGAGGAGAAAGGAAAAGACAAACCAAAGGACGACAAGGGCAAGTCTACTGACACGACGAGCAAAGAAAAGGGAGGTGGTGCCAAAGGAAAGGACAAGAAGGGAAAGTCCAAAGGGAGTTCCAAGGATGACGGCAAGGATGATGCTCCAGAAAT TGATGCTGGATTTGACGTTGGTGAAAGAGTCCTTGTGCAGTATGGAAGAGGAAGAACAGAGAAAATTTATGAAGCAAAG GTTGTGGACATTGAACTGAAGGGGAAAGATCATGTGTTCACTGTTCACTATACTGGCTGGAACAATAGATATGATGAGGCTGTCAAGAAGAACCGAATTGTAGGGTCtgctgaaaagaagaagaagaaagttacCCCAAAGGGCAAAAGCGATAAAGAGAAATCAAAGAAGGAATTGGAAAGGAGAGAAAAGGAGGAGCAGGAgcggaaagaaaaagaagaagcagagagaaaagaaagggaagaaaaagaaaaacaagcacgGCTACAAAAAGAGTTGAAGGAGAAGCAGGAGAAAGAACGTCTGCAGAAAGAAAAGGCTGAAAAGGAAAGACAGGAAAAAGAAAGGCTtgagagagaaatgaaagaaaaagaaagaaaagaaaggttgGAGAAAGAACGATTAGAAAAGGAACGCAAAGAAAAGCAAGACAGAGACAGGAAGGAGAAgcaagaaaaggaaaggaaagaaaaactagaaagggaaaggagagaaAAGCTTGAAAAAGACCTCAAGGAAAAGCAGGAGAGGGAGAAGGAAGAAAAGCTTGAGAAGGAAAGATTAGAGAGGGAACGGAAAGAGAAGttggagaaggaaaagaaggaaaaacaagaGAAGGACAAGCGAGACAAACTAGAGttggagaagaaggagaaagaacGGCAAGAGCAGGAGAAACGAGAGAAGGAGCTGGCTGAGAAGGCTAAAGAGgcagagaaggagaaggagaaaacTGGAAAGGAAACCAAGAGGACGCCCAACTCCAAGAGAGGACGACCTTCTGTGGGCAGCAAGGGGTCTCCCATCCAGCAGCAGGCTTCTCCCAAGgtatcatcatcgtcgtcaggGAGGGGCAAGGCGACGTCTCCTGCACCCATCTTCTCTCAGAGGTCTATGAGGTCAGATCGGAAAAGCTTGACAGAGTCTCCCTTCGCTGGTGGTCTAAATG ttCAATCTCGGCCGAAAAGGTTATCCAGAGGGAGTGAGTTCAGGCGAGAAACACAAGATG AATCCGAAAGTGAGGTTGACGAAGGTGATGCACAATCAGAGAGCCAACAGTCTACTCAGGAAAGTGAAGATTTGTCGGTGAAGGACTCTGCCCTGCAAGAGGAGGAAGTCAATGAGGACAGTGACACATCCAAGAATGAAGAACATGCATCCACCCTGACCAAAATTAAGGATGAGAAGCCAAACTTTGATGAGGATGTTGACGACGGCCCCCCAACACTTACAGCCCAGGTGGGACCGGAGGCGTCGGAGGATGTGGTTGCCGATGAAAATTCAGAAGCGCCCAAGGTGGAAGAGGTTGGAAAGGTATCAGAAGAGAAGGACGCTGGCAAATCGAAAGGTAAGAAGGAATCCAAAATCCGGCTGAGAAAGTCTTTGGAAAGGTCGAGGGATGGGAGTAAAGATTCTCGGCGTGATTCTACATCGGAGGTATTCACGGAAGACAGGGTTGTCAGCAAAGATGAGCCAGAGGATGACAGTGACAAacaggaggagaaagagaagatggaTGACACACCTGTCTTAGAGAGGCAGGTCCCAGTGGAAACAGAGGTGAAAGAAAAGTTGGAGGAGCTCAAGCAGGAGAGCAAAGACTCTGCTTCTGATGTTGAAAAGCcaaacgaaaagaaaaaggggCGAAAGAAAGGAAGGCGGAGCGTTGACAGCAGGAAGAGAAGCAAAGCTGACACTGATACAGAGGCTCAGGTGAAACAAGAAGACCCAGACTTATCTGAACCCAAGAAGAAATATGCAAAGGTGGAGAGAAGGAAAAGTGAAAAGGACGGCAAAAAGATTACTGAACAAGATGCTAAAACTGAAAATGCAGACAGTGATTTTGGTAGCAGCTCTGTGGAAGACAAGTCTCTCCCAGGAACCAGTAAATCGTTTATGACGACACCACCCACCACCCCAGAGAGTTCTCCCAAAATGCCGTCATCACCATCTCAAGAAGAAGACGTCCATATCAAGATGGAAGAGCAGAGCAGTACCAAGAGTGACAGTGATGCCCTCATTGAGGTAGCCAGTGTCGACGAAAGAGAGCCACCCAAAGCAGAAAGTGTCCCCACACCAGCAATGAACTCTAGCTTTCCTAACAATGTCCAAAAGAAAGAGTGCACAAAGTCAGAGTCACACCACACATCTCCAAAGAAAAGGCGGAGGGGCTTGTCCGAGTCTGACCAAGGAAAAAAGCGCAGGAAACACAGCAGGAGGCGGCGTTCCTCCGTCTCCGAAAGGCGCCATTCTACCAAGGAGcatggcaacaacaacagcagtgACACTGACGAGAGCCGCTCAGAGAGCCGACTGACCGCCAGTCTGTCCAAACATCAGCTGTCCATGAGGAATCATGCAGGAAACTTACCTCCAGGCAGGGTGGCTGATGGCACTACACCTCAGGGACAGAGGCAGCCTCGATGGAACTTCCTTGTCG ATCTGTCCAACGTGAAAGACCCAGAAGAACGTATCGCCATCATCCAACGGCAGCTGACTGAACTTCGCAATGTGTACCTACAACTCAAACAGGAAGTGGCCAGCATTGACCGGAGGAGGAAAAAATTTCgcaagaaggagagagaag CTGCTCAAACAATGGCTGGTGTCGCCATGGGTCATTGCATCTCGCACACTTCAGAGAAAGTGGACACCGGGGGCTCATAG